A genomic window from Musa acuminata AAA Group cultivar baxijiao unplaced genomic scaffold, Cavendish_Baxijiao_AAA HiC_scaffold_331, whole genome shotgun sequence includes:
- the LOC135657974 gene encoding DNA-directed RNA polymerase subunit beta: MLRNDGNEGMSTIPGFSQIQFEGFCRFINEGLTEEFHKFPKIEDTDQEIEFKLFVERYQLVEPLINERDAVYESLTYSSELYVPAGLIWKTGRDMQEQTVFIGNIPLMNSLGTFIVNGIYRIVINQILQSPGIYYRSELDHNGISVYTSTIISDWGGRSELEIDRKARIWARVSRKQKISILILSSAMGSNLREILDNVCYPEIFLSFPNDKEKKKIGSKENAILEFYQQFACVGGDPVFSESLCKELQKKFFQQRCELGRIGRRNMNRRLNLDIPQNNTFLLPRDVLAAADHLIGIKFGMGTLDDMNHLKNKRIRSIADLLQDQFGLALVRLENAVRGTICGAIRHKLIPTPQNLVTSTSLTTTYESFFGLHPLSQVLDRTNPLTQIVHGRKLSYLGPGGLTGRTASFRIRDIHPSHYGRICPIDTSEGINVGLIGSLAIHVRIGHWGSIESPFYEISERSKEAQIVYLSPNRDEYYMVAAGNSLALNRGIQEEQVVPARYRQEFLTIAWEQIHLRSIFPFQYFSIGASLIPFIEHNDANRALMSSNMQRQAVPLSQSERCIVGTGLERQTALDSGVSAIAEHEGKIIYTDPHKIILSSNGDTTISISIPLVIYQRSNKNTCMHQKPQVPRGKCIKKGQILADGAATVGGELALGKNVLVAYMPWEGYNSEDAVLISERLVYEDIYTSFHIRKYEIQTHVTSQGPERITKEIPHLEAHLLRNLDRNGVVMLGSWVETGDILVGKLTPQTANESSYAPEDRLLRAILGIQVSTAKETSLKLPIGGRGRVIDVRWIRKKGGSCYNSEMIRVYISQKREIKVGDKVAGRHGNKGIISKILPRQDMPYLQDGTPVDMVFNPLGVPSRMNVGQIFECSLGLAGDLLKRHYRIAPFDERYEQEASRKLVFSELYEASKQTKNPWVFEPEYPGKSRIFDGRTGNPFEQPVLIGKSYILKLIHQVDDKIHGRSSGHYALVTQQPLRGRAKQGGQRVGEMEVWALEGFGVAHILQEMLTYKSDHIRARQEVLGATIIGGRVSNPEDAPESFRLLVRELRSLALELNHFLVSEKNFQINRKEA, translated from the coding sequence atgctccggaatgatggaaatgagggaatgtccacaatacctggatttagtcagatccaatttgagggattttgtaggttcattaatgagggcttgacggaagaatttcataagtttccaaaaattgaagatacagatcaagaaattgaatttaaattatttgtggaaagatatcaattggtagaacccttgataaacgaaagagatgctgtgtatgaatcactcacatattcttctgaattatatgtacccgcgggattaatttggaaaaccggtagagatatgcaagaacaaaccgtttttattggaaacattcccctaatgaattccctgggaacctttatagtaaatggaatatacagaattgtgatcaatcaaatattgcaaagtcctggtatttactaccgttcagaattggaccataacggaatttctgtctataccagcacaataatatcagattggggaggaagatcggaattagaaattgatagaaaagcaaggatatgggcccgtgtaagtaggaaacaaaaaatatctattctaattctatcatcagctatgggttcgaatctaagagaaattctagataatgtttgttaccctgaaattttcttgtctttcccgaatgataaggagaaaaaaaagattgggtcaaaagaaaatgctattttgGAATTTTATCAACAATTTGCTTGTGTAGGCGGGGATCCGGTATTTTCTGAGTCTTTATGTAAAGAATTACAAAAGAAATTTTTTCAACAAAGATGTGAATtaggaaggattggtcgacgaaaTATGAACCGGAGACTGAATCTTGATATACCTCAGAACAATACATTTTTATTACCACGAGATGTATTGGCTGCTGCGGATCATTTGATCGGAATTAAATTTGGAATGGGTACACTTGACGATATGAATCACTTGAAAAATAAACGGATTCGTTCTATAGCGGATCTGTTACAGGATCAATTCGGACTGGCTCTTGTTCGTTTAGAAAATGCGGTTCGAGGAACTATATGTGGAGCAATTCGGCATAAATTGATACCGACTCCTCAAAATTTGGTAACTTCAACTTCATTAACAACCACTTATGAATCGTTTTTTGGCCTACATCCTTTATCTCAAGTTTTGGATCGAACTAATCCATTGACACAAATCGTTCATGGGCGAAAATTGAGTTATTTGGGTCCTGGAGGATTGACGGGGCGAACTGCTAGTTTTCGGATACGAGATATTCATCCTAGCCACTATGGACGTATTTGTCCAATTGACACGTCCGAAGGAATCAATGTTGGACTTATTGGATCCTTAGCCATTCATGTGAGGATTGGCCATTGGGGATCTATAGAGAGTCCATTTTATGAAATATCTGAAAGATCAAAAGAGGCACAGATAGTTTATTTATCACCAAATAGAGATGAATATTATATGGTAGCAGCGGGAAATTCTTTGGCCTTGAATCGGGGTATTCAGGAAGAACAGGTTGTTCCAGCCCGATACCGTCAAGAGTTCCTGACTATTGCATGGGAACAGATTCATCTTAGAAGTATTTTTCCCTTCCAATATTTTTCTATTGGAGCTTCCCTCATTCCTTTTATCGAGCATAATGATGCGAATCGGGCTTTAATGAGTTCTAATATGCAGCGCCAAGCAGTTCCGCTTTCTCAGTCCGAGAGGTGCATTGTTGGAACTGGACTGGAACGCCAAACGGCTCTGGATTCGGGGGTTTCCGCTATAGCCGAACACGAGGGAAAGATCATTTATACTGACCCTCACAAGATCATTTTATCAAGTAATGGGGACACTACTATAAGTATAAGTATTCCATTAGTTATCTATCAACGTTCCAACAAAAATACTTGTATGCATCAAAAACCTCAGGTTCCGCGGGGTAAATGCattaaaaaaggacaaattttagCGGACGGTGCGGCTACAGTTGGGGGGGAACTTGCTTTAGGAAAAAACGTATTAGTAGCTTATATGCCATGGGAGGGTTACAATTCTGAAGACGCAGTACTAATTAGCGAACGTCTGGTATATGAAGATATTTATACTTCTTTTCACATCCGGAAATATGAAATTCAGACTCATGTGACAAGCCAAGGACCTGAAAGAATCACTAAGGAAATACCACATCTAGAGGCTCATTTACTCCGCAATTTAGACAGAAATGGAGTTGTGATGCTGGGATCTTGggtagaaacaggtgatattttaGTAGGTAAATTAACACCTCAGACAGCAAACGAATCGTCGTATGCTCCAGAGGATAGATTATTACGAGCCATACTTGGAATTCAGGTATCCACTGCAAAAGAAACTTCTCTAAAACTACCTATAGGCGGAAGAGGTCGCGTTATTGATGTGAGATGGATCCGGAAAAAGGGGGGTTCCTGTTATAATTCAGAAATGATTCGTGTATATATTTCACAGAAACGTGAAATCAAAGTAGGTGATAAAGTAGCTGGAAGACATGGGAATAAGGgtatcatttcaaaaattttgcCTAGACAAGATATGCCCTATTTGCAAGATGGAACACCTGTTGATATGGTCTTCAACCCATTAGGAGTACCATCACGAATGAATGTGGGACAGATATTTGAATGCTCGCTCGGGTTAGCGGGGGATCTGCTAAAGAGACATTATAGAATAGCACCTTTTGATGAGAGATATGAGCAAGAGGCTTCGAGAAAACTAGTGTTTTCCGAATTATATGAAGCCAGTAAGCAAACAAAAAATCCATGGGTATTTGAACCCGAATATCCGGGAAAAAGCAGAATATTTGATGGAAGAACAGGAAATCCTTTTGAACAACCTGTTCTAATAGGAAAgtcctatattttaaaattaattcatcAAGTTGATGATAAAATCCATGGACGTTCTAGTGGACATTACGCACTTGTTACACAACAACCCCTTAGAGGAAGGGCGAAGCAAGGGGGACAACGAGTAGGGGAAATGGAAGTTTGGGCTCTAGAGGGATTTGGTGTTGCTCATATTTTACAAGAGATGCTTACTTATAAATCTGATCATATTAGAGCTCGTCAAGAAGTACTTGGTGCTACgatcattggaggaagagtatctAACCCAGAAGATGCTCCAGAATCTTTTCGATTGCTCGTTCGAGAACTACGATCTTTAGCTCTAGAACTGAATCATTTCCTTGTATCTGAGAAGAACTTCCAGATTAATAGGAAGGAAGCTTGA
- the LOC135657980 gene encoding ATP synthase subunit a, chloroplastic: MNVIPCSIKTLKGLYDISGVEVGQHFYWQIGGLQVHAQVLITSWVVIAILLGSVILAVRNPQTIPTGGQNFFEYVLEFIRDLSKTQIGEEYGPWVPFIGTMFLFIFVSNWSGALLPWKIIQLPHGELAAPTNDINTTVALALLTSVAYFYAGLSKKGLGYFGKYIQPTPILLPINILEDFTKPLSLSFRLFGNILADELVVVVLVSLVPSVVPIPVMFLGLFTSGIQALIFATLAAAYIGESMEGHH, encoded by the coding sequence atgaatgttataccatgttccattaaaacactcaaggggttatacgatatatcgggtgtagaagtaggccaacatttctattggcaaataggaggtttacaagtccatgcccaagtacttatcacttcttgggtagtaattgctatcttattaggttcggtgatcctagctgttcggaatccacaaaccattccgaccggcggtcagaatttcttcgaatatgtccttgaatttattcgagacttgagcaaaacccagattggagaagaatatggtccttgggttccctttattggaactatgttcctatttatttttgtttctaactGGTCAGGTGCTCTTTTACCTTGGAAAATTATACAGTTACCTCATGGGGAGTTAGCTGCGCCCACGAATGATATAAATACTACTGTTGCTTTAGCTTTACTCACGTCAGTCGCATATTTTTATGCGGGTCTTAGCAAAAAAGGATTGGGTTATTTTGGGAAATACATTCAACCAACTCCAATACTTTTACCAATTAACATCCTAGAAGATTTCACAAAACCCTTATCTCTTAGTTTTCGACTTTTCGGGAATATATTGGCTGATGAATTAGTAGTTGTCGTTCTTGTTTCTTTAGTCCCTTCAGTAGTTCCTATACCTGTCATGTTTCTTGGATTATTTACAAGTGGTATTCAAGCTCTTATTTTTGCAACGTTAGCTGCGGCTTATATAGGTGAATCCATGGAGGGTCATCATTGA
- the LOC135657975 gene encoding DNA-directed RNA polymerase subunit beta', giving the protein MNQNFYSMIDRYKHQQLRIGLVSPQQIKAWANKILPNGEIVGEVTKPYTFHYKTNKPEKDGLFCERISGPIKSGICACGNYRVIGAEKEDPKFCEQCGVEFVDSRIRRYQMGYIKLACPVTHVWYLKRLPSYIANLLDKPLKELEGLVYCDFSFARPIAKKPTFLRLRGLFEYEIQSRKYSIPLFFTTQGFETFRNREISTGAGAIREQLADSDLRIITGNSLVEWKELGEEGSTGNEWEDRKIRRRKDFLVRRMELAKHFIRTNVEPEWMVLCLLPVLPPELRPIIQIDGGKLMSSDINELYRRVIYRNNTLTDLLATSRSTPGELVMCQEKLVQEAVDTLLDNGIRGQPMRDGHNKVYKSFSDVIEGKEGRFRETLLGKRVDYSGRSVIVVGPSLSLHQCGLPREIAIELFQTFVIRGLIRQHVASNIGIAKSKIREKEPIVWEILQEVMRGHPVLLNRAPTLHRLGIQAFQPFLVEGRAICLHPLVCKGFNADFDGDQMAVHVPLSLEAQAEARLLMFSHMNLLSPAIGDPISVPTQDMLIGLYLLTIGNRRGICANRYNPYRYSCGNYQNKKVDNKKNDYRYTEKKEPYFSSSYDALGAYQQKRISLDSPLWLRWRLDQRVIGSREVPIEVQYESLGTYHEIYGHYLIEGSVTKEIRCIYIRTTLGHISFYREIEEAIQGFCRAYSYAI; this is encoded by the exons ATGAATCAGAATTTCTATTCTATGATTGACCGGTATAAACATCAACAACTTCGAATTGGACTAGTTTCTCCTCAACAAATAAAGGCTTGGGCCAACAAAATTTTACCTAATGGAGAGATAGTTGGAGAGGTGACAAAGCCCTATACGTTTCATTATAAGACCAATAAACCAGAAAAAGATGGATTGTTTTGTGAAAGAATCTCTGGGCCCATAAAAAGTGGAATTTGTGCTTGtggaaattatcgagtgattggaGCTGAAAAAGAAGACCCGAAATTTTGTGAACAATGCGGGGTGGAATTTGTTGATTCTCGGATACGAAGATATCAAATGGGATACATCAAACTCGCATGTCCAGTGACTCATGTGTGGTATTTGAAACGTCTTCCTAGTTATATCGCGAATCTTTTAGATAAACCCCTTAAGGAATTAGAAGGCCTAGTATACTGCGAT ttttcttttgctaggcccatagcgaaaaaacctactttcttacgattacgaggtttattcgaatatgaaatccaatctcggaaatacagcataccacttttttttactacccaaggcttcgagacatttcgaaatcgagaaatctctacaggagcaggtgctatcagagaacaattagccgattcagatttgcgaattattacgggtaattcattagtagaatggaaggaattaggggaggaggggtccactggaaatgaatgggaagatagaaaaattagaagaagaaaggattttttggttagacgcatggaattagctaaacattttattcgaacaaatgtagaaccagaatggatggttttgtgcttattaccagttcttcctcccgagttgagaccaatcattcagatagatgggggtaaactaatgagttcggatattaatgaactctatagacgagttatctatcggaataatactcttaccgatctattagcaacaagtagatctacgccaggggaattagtaatgtgtcaggagaaattggtacaagaggccgtggatacacttcttgataatgggatccgtggacaaccaatgagggatggtcataataaaGTTTACAAGTCATTTTCAGATGTAATTGAAGGCAAAGAGGGAAGATTTCGTGAGACTCTGCTTGGTAAACGTGTCGATTATTCGGGACGTTCCGTCATTGTCGTGGGTCCTTCGCTTTCATTACATCAGTGTGGATTACCTCGAGAAATAGCAATAGAGCTTTTCCAAACATTTGTAATTCGTGGTCTAATCAGACAACATGTTGCTTCTAACATAGGAATTGCTAAAAGTAAAATTCGGGAAAAAGAACCCATTGTATGGGAAATACTTCAAGAAGTTATGCGGGGGCATCCTGTATTATTGAATAGAGCACCCACCCTGCACAGATTAGGCATACAGGCGTTCCAACCCTTTTTAGTGGAGGGACGCGCTATTTGTTTACATCCATTAGTTTGTAAGGGTTTCAATGCAGactttgatggggatcaaatggctgttcatgtacctttatctttggaagctcaagcggaggctcgtttacttatgttttctcatatgaatctcttgtctccagctattggggatcctatttccgtaccaactcaagatatgcttatcggactctatttattaacgatcgggaatcgtcgaggtatttgtgcaaataggtataatccatatagatatagttgcggaaactaccaaaataaaaaggttgacaataaaaaaaatgactataggtatacggaaaAGAAAGAACCCTATTTTTCTAGTTCCTATGATGCACTTGGAGCTTATCAACAGAAACGAATTAGTTTAGATAGTCCTTTGTGGCTCCGATGGAGACTAGATCAACGTGTCATTGGCTCAAGAGAAGTTCCCATCGAAGTTCAATATGAATCTTTGGGTacttatcatgagatttatgggcactatctaatagaaggaagtgtaacaaaggaaatccgttgtatatacattcgaactactcttggtcatatttctttttatcggGAAATAGAAGAAGCCATACAGGGGTTTTGTCGAGCCTACTCATACGCTATCTAA